One window of the Rosa rugosa chromosome 3, drRosRugo1.1, whole genome shotgun sequence genome contains the following:
- the LOC133737480 gene encoding uncharacterized protein LOC133737480, translated as MTWDEFVELFRKKYFPPSVREQLEREFISLVQGTMIVRDYEAKFSRLYRFVRQMDAESLAMKFQRRLNASIRRDVAVLELKTLELILAKALAIEQENQTFQEHESAERDSQRKGKATTESSEGTGNQGGSWKRWMTHQQVPAREVAAPMGQVALVRCFNCGEMGHTTKGCMKPKNVICFRCGQARHYSRDCTQAHGGGQRNQQRQLPQANVRMFAVGQQGAKEEGALSISTCVARMTCDSSVLLFVCCVVLGFDVVYS; from the coding sequence ATGACTTGGGATGAGTTTGTGGAACTCTTCAGGAAGAAGTACTTCCCGCCTTCAGTGAGGGAACAGTTGGAAAGAGAATTCATCTCGCTAGTCCAAGGGACTATGATTGTGAGGGATTATGAGGCCAAATTCTCAAGGCTGTATCGGTTTGTGAGACAGATGGATGCTGAGAGTTTGGCTATGAAGTTTCAGCGGAGGCTGAATGCTTCGATTAGGCGCGATGTCGCTGTTCTGGAACTGAAGACGTTGGAGCTCATTTTGGCTAAGGCTTTGGCCATTGAGCAGGAAAACCAGACTTTCCAGGAACATGAGTCGGCTGAGAGGGACTCCCAAAGGAAGGGAAAGGCAACTACTGAGAGCAGTGAAGGGACAGGCAATCAGGGTGGGTCCTGGAAGAGGTGGATGACTCATCAACAGGTGCCAGCTAGGGAAGTAGCTGCACCTATGGGGCAGGTGGCACTTGTGAGGTGTTTCAATTGTGGTGAGATGGGCCATACTACCAAGGGTTGCATGAAGCCGAAGAATGTAATATGCTTTAGATGTGGCCAGGCAAGGCATTACTCCAGGGATTGTACCCAGGCACATGGTGGGGGACAAAGGAATCAACAAAGGCAATTACCTCAGGCAAATGTGAGGATGTTTGCTGTTGGTCAGCAGGGTGCTAAGGAAGAAGGTGCCTTATCTATTTCTACTTGTGTTGCTCGAATGACGTGTGATAGTAGTGTACTTCTTTTCgtgtgttgtgttgtgttggGTTTTGATGTTGTCTATAGTTAG